In Scatophagus argus isolate fScaArg1 chromosome 14, fScaArg1.pri, whole genome shotgun sequence, the following proteins share a genomic window:
- the slc6a7 gene encoding sodium-dependent proline transporter: MQDQSGKAALGNPAADSASGAQNSVHLNGHTVTQNGHNPPTTPAPQPQLESRSSSPAPTSTTTVPREQWGGKYEFLLSCIGYCVGLGNVWRFPYLCYRNGGGVFLIPYFIMLFFTGVPLFLMELSLGQYGAAGPITVWKCCPLLKGIGIGMLCVSTLVCLYYNVIIAWTFYYLGSSFQSPLPWSCDAVANAALCGNGTTGNSSTGKVLSPTEIFWNERVLGVVHSEGLHNPGPVRWPLALCLLAAWILIFLCMLKGIRSSGKVVYVTATFPYFVLIVLIIRGATLEGSLQGIAFYLTPDWERLSNAQVWNDAASQIFYSLGIGVGGLLSMASYNKFDNNVIRDTLIITTGNCSTSFFAGFAIFSILGHMAWKKGVPVEKVADTGPGLAFVAYPEALALLPGSVFWSIMFFLMLFMLGIDTLFGNMEGITTAVLDEFPQLRMNSLHKSLFLGALCFCFYLMGLLLVTDGGIYWFTLIDSFSTSFGLIIITLFMCIGISFFYGVNQFCQDIIDMIRHCPPWCSKVVLYFKACWVFFTPFLLLFILTYIFIEMYNTSLRYGSYVYPRWGKALGVCIGAACCLQILIWAIVAISKETGTLKDRFQKSIRPLNSWRVNNMNSAAREQQNMEPERVEAPFTVTLTDMDFTAMTWEMGSQA; the protein is encoded by the exons ATGCAGGACCAAAGCGGCAAAGCAGCACTCGGGAACCCCGCTGCAGACAGCGCGAGCGGAGCGCAG aATTCAGTACATTTGAACGGGCATACTGTCACTCAAAATGGCCACAACCCACCCACTACGCCTGCACCGCAGCCACAGCTTGAATCCCGATCCTCGAGTCCTGCACCCACTTCAACCACGACTGTCCCGAGGGAGCAGTGGGGAGGGAAGTACGAGTTCCTGCTCTCCTGTATCGGGTACTGTGTGGGGCTGGGGAACGTGTGGCGGTTCCCATACCTTTGTTATCGCAACGGAGGAG GTGTCTTCCTCATCCCCTACTTCATAATGCTCTTTTTTACGGGTGTTCCACTCTTCCTCATGGAGCTGAGTTTAGGCCAATATGGAGCAGCTGGCCCCATCACTGTGTGGAAATGCTGCCCTCTGCTCAAAG GTATTGGCAttggtatgctgtgtgtgtccacgcTGGTGTGTCTTTACTATAACGTGATTATTGCATGGACGTTTTACTACCTGGGCAGCTCATTCCAGAGCCCTCTGCCGTGGTCCTGTGATGCTGTAGCCAATGCAGCTCTCTGTGGTAACGGCACAACTGGCAATAGCTCCACTGGTAAAGTCCTCAGCCCCACAGAGATCTTCTGGAA TGAGCGTGTGCTGGGTGTGGTACACAGTGAGGGCCTCCACAACCCGGGCCCTGTCCGGTGGCCCCTGGCCCTGTGCCTCCTGGCTGCTTGGATCCTCATCTTCCTGTGTATGCTCAAGGGCATCCGCAGCTCTGGCAAG GTGGTTTATGTAACTGCTACCTTCCCATACTTTGTGCTCATTGTTTTGATCATCAGAGGTGCTACACTGGAGGGATCCCTTCAGGGCATCGCTTTCTACCTCACTCCAGACTGGGAGCGATTAAGTAACGCACAG GTCTGGAACGATGCAGCCTCGCAGATCTTCTACTCCTTAGGTATTGGAGTTGGAGGGCTGCTTTCCATGGCCTCCTACAATAAGTTTGACAACAACGTCATCAG GGACACTTTGATTATCACCACAGGAAACTGCAGCACCAGCTTCTTTGCAGGATTTGCTATATTCTCAATCCTGGGTCACATGGCATGGAAGAAGGGAGTGCCTGTGGAAAAGGTGGCAGATACAG GTCCTGGCTTGGCCTTTGTTGCTTACCCAGAGGCCCTTGCTCTGCTGCCAGGCTCGGTGTTCTGGTCCATTATGTTCTTCCTCATGCTCTTCATGCTGGGGATTGATACGCTG TTTGGCAACATGGAGGGCATCACCACGGCTGTGCTGGATGAGTTTCCGCAGCTCAGAATGAACTCGCTACACAAGTCCTTGTTCTTGGGCGCTCTGTGTTTTTGCTTCTACCTGATGGGTCTCCTGTTAGTGActgat GGTGGGATTTACTGGTTCACTCTCATTGACTCCTTCAGCACTAGTTTTGGCCTCATTATCATCACCCTGTTCATGTGCATTGGCATCTCCTTCTTCTACG GAGTCAACCAATTTTGTCAAGACATTATTGATATGATCCGCCACTGCCCTCCCTGGTGCAGCAAAGTGGTGCTTTACTTCAAAGCATGCTGGGTTTTCTTTACTCCGTTTCTTCTGCTG TTCATCCTGACCTACATCTTCATTGAGATGTACAACACGTCACTCCGCTACGGGTCCTATGTGTATCCAAGGTGGGGTAAAGCGCTGGGCGTGTGCATAGGCGCAGCCTGCTGTCTACAGATCCTCATCTGGGCTATTGTGGCCATCAGCAAGGAAACTGGAACACTGAAAGAC cgtTTCCAGAAATCAATCCGACCACTGAATTCCTGGAGGGTAAACAAtatgaacagtgctgcaagagagcagcagaacaTGGAGCCAGAGAGAGTGGAGGCTCCGttcacagtcacactcacagacatggACTTTACCGCCATGACATGGGAGATGGGAAGCCAGGCGTGA
- the LOC124071298 gene encoding SLAIN motif-containing protein-like, which produces MELQDQLKSDWHQYFCNQPPVEFNSNENRHPLCSELRSSFVRMEGSSDPYSSIWTDAEQVRVKNCNNRSFAMDARIRLDSLKSGYNTALPCRAMDGLLHSYNDPWDSDESQEEESALDLVELLDVEDNVQDEENWLYESPKKQVFMGRSESALRWCRHVLDNPSPEIEAACRSLINRLEQSSSSHFYRQAVFHHTVNVSVGSSMDKISVSTTQNTSDSKDNTELSISRDITTSYRLQDITDVHIMARLQEASLRQDYVSTPATASSRRSTESPVTFTSYFNTYVENTDDIAPGSKTEPSSSSWQPGLSSQSSSFCQSPPSVAKQGCQSPKLSRLHQQVTQFKLLKLAQNQATSSGRTRSPLRTSLRSLQAVRNSRSLETDDHQLADSQISHPLSGAPSVRRGSSCWSPSLSAASMNSSGTLHSVRDSLDRVAIVKRLQRSQSVSPCRIPHPAKGHLSVNGRVFASPERSATVAWARNAPSTQR; this is translated from the exons ATGGAGCTCCAGGACCAGTTGAAGAGTGACTGGCACCAATATTTCTGCAATCAGCCACCAGTGGAGtttaattcaaatgaaaaccGTCATCCTCTCTGCAGTGAACTGAGAAGCAGCTTTGTGAGAATGGAGGGCAGCTCAGATCCATACAGCAGCATCTGGACAGACGCTGAGCAAGTAAGAGTCAAGAACTGTAACAATCGGTCATTTGCCATGGATGCTAGAATAAGGCTAGATAGTTTGAAGTCAGGGTATAATACAGCCTTGCCTTGCCGTGCTATGGATGGGCTTTTGCACAGCTACAACGACCCCTGGGACAGTGATGAATCGCAGGAAGAAGAGTCTGCTTTGGACCTGGTAGAGCTCCTTGATGTAGAGGACAATGTACAGGATGAAGAGAACTG GTTATATGAGTCTCCAAAGAAGCAAGTGTTTATGGGGAGAAGTGAGTCTGCTCTCAGATGGTGTCGCCATGTCCTGGATAACCCCAGTCCTGAGATAGAGGCAGCATGTCGCTCCCTGATAAACAGACTGGAGCAAA GCTCAAGCAGTCACTTCTACAGACAAGCAGTTTTCCATCAtactgtgaatgtgtctgtgggCTCCTCTATGGACAAAATATCTGTCAGTACAACACAAAATACCTCTGACAGTAAAG ATAACACTGAGCTGAGCATTTCCCGAGACATAACCACAAGCTACAGACTGCAGGACATCACAGATGTCCACATTATGGCTCGTTTACAGGAAGCCA GTTTAAGACAGGACTACGTTTCCACACCTGCCACTGCTTCATCTAGGAGAAGTACTGAGTCACCAGTGACGTTTACATCTTATTTTAACACCTATGTCGAAAATACTGATGACATCGCTCCAGGAAGTAAAACTGAGCCTTCGTCTTCCTCTTGGCAGCCCGGTTTATCGTCACAGAGCTCTTCCTTTTGCCAGTCACCACCATCAGTAGCTAAGCAGGGCTGCCAAAGTCCAAAACTGTCCAGACTTCATCAGCAAGTCACACAGTTTAAGCTGCTTAAACTCGCTCAGAATCAAG caaCATCATCGGGGAGGACCAGGTCACCTCTGCGGACAAGCCTCCGCTCCCTCCAGGCTGTTAGGAACAGCCGAAGCTTAGAGACCGACGACCACCAACTTGCTGACTCACAGATCAGTCACCCCTTATCAG GTGCACCGTCTGTCAGAAGGGGGTCCAGCTGCTGGTCTCCATCACTTTCCGCAGCATCCATGAACTCCAGTGGCACATTGCACTCAGTGAGAGACTCCCTGGACCGGGTGGCCATTGTGAAGAGACTGCAGAGGTCTCAGTCTGTGAGCCCCTGCAGGATCCCTCACCCTGCTAAAGGACACCTGTCTGTTAATGGACGTGTTTTTGCCTCACCTGAGAGGTCAGCCACTGTAGCTTGGGCCAGAAATGCGCCATCCACCCAAAGGTGA